The following coding sequences lie in one Corynebacterium humireducens NBRC 106098 = DSM 45392 genomic window:
- a CDS encoding penicillin-binding transpeptidase domain-containing protein: MNRSIRLAAAFALVLILILLANLTWIQAFKEDEYANNPLNRRGFYEMKSIPRGQISTGGVVLASSEQDANGFYQRSYPSDSPAAYAPVTGYLSDQYGASGLESSYNAVLNGTDPALFTSRWLDTLTGKESAGANLELTLDPAMQQVAHDMLTGSNYEGAAVALRPSTGEVLAMASSPGYDPNGIVDPATASTAWADVTSREGNPLINHATQDTLPPGSIFKIITTSAGLNNGYSSGSLLTGAPEITLPGTTTTLTNYGGQACAGGGDVTLETAFSLSCNTAFVQLAIDVGADAVRSTAEAFGVGEQYDLGLPVSGGALGELPDDAALGQTAIGQRDVTMSALQAAVMAATVANDGKRMEPHVVKRITGADLRELNVTQPREITQAVSPEIAGQLEQLMLASERNTAGGRAGIASKTGTAEHGDEGTPPHTWYVAYLPDRDVAVGVVVKNGGGLGTGATGGQVASPVGRAILDAAGGA, translated from the coding sequence CCTTCAAGGAGGACGAGTACGCCAACAACCCGCTCAACCGGCGTGGTTTCTACGAGATGAAGTCGATCCCCCGCGGGCAGATCTCCACGGGCGGGGTCGTGCTGGCCTCCTCCGAGCAGGACGCGAACGGCTTCTACCAGCGTTCCTACCCCTCGGACTCGCCGGCGGCGTACGCCCCGGTGACGGGCTACCTCTCGGACCAGTACGGGGCCTCCGGCCTGGAGTCCTCCTACAACGCCGTGCTCAACGGCACGGACCCGGCGCTGTTCACGTCCCGCTGGCTGGACACGCTCACGGGCAAGGAGTCCGCGGGCGCGAACCTGGAGCTCACCCTCGACCCGGCGATGCAGCAGGTCGCGCACGACATGCTCACCGGCAGCAACTACGAGGGCGCGGCCGTGGCGCTGCGTCCCTCGACCGGTGAGGTGCTGGCGATGGCGTCGTCCCCGGGCTACGACCCGAACGGCATCGTCGACCCCGCCACCGCCTCCACGGCCTGGGCGGACGTGACCTCCCGGGAGGGCAACCCGCTGATCAACCACGCGACGCAGGACACGCTGCCGCCGGGCTCGATCTTCAAGATCATCACCACCTCCGCCGGGCTGAACAACGGCTACTCCTCCGGCAGCCTGCTCACGGGCGCCCCGGAGATCACCCTGCCGGGCACCACGACGACGCTGACCAACTACGGCGGCCAGGCGTGCGCCGGCGGTGGCGACGTCACCCTGGAGACCGCGTTCTCCCTGTCGTGCAACACCGCCTTCGTGCAGCTGGCCATCGACGTCGGCGCCGACGCCGTGCGCTCCACGGCCGAGGCCTTCGGCGTCGGTGAGCAGTACGACCTCGGCCTGCCCGTGTCCGGCGGTGCCCTCGGCGAGCTTCCCGACGACGCCGCCCTCGGACAGACCGCCATCGGTCAGCGCGACGTCACCATGTCGGCGCTGCAGGCGGCGGTGATGGCGGCGACCGTCGCGAATGACGGGAAGCGGATGGAACCGCACGTCGTGAAGCGGATCACCGGCGCGGACCTCCGGGAGCTGAACGTCACGCAGCCCCGGGAGATCACCCAGGCGGTGTCCCCGGAGATCGCCGGGCAGCTCGAGCAGCTCATGCTCGCCTCCGAGCGCAACACCGCCGGCGGGCGGGCGGGCATCGCCTCGAAGACGGGTACCGCGGAGCACGGCGACGAGGGCACGCCGCCGCACACGTGGTACGTCGCGTACCTGCCGGACCGGGATGTGGCGGTGGGCGTCGTCGTGAAGAACGGCGGTGGCCTCGGCACCGGCGCGACCGGCGGCCAGGTGGCCTCGCCGGTCGGCCGGGCGATCCTCGACGCGGCGGGAGGTGCCTGA